One region of Limnospira fusiformis SAG 85.79 genomic DNA includes:
- the isiD gene encoding protein IsiD → MEMLTQSSPKISALTADDVAQLASRLEVDNYSNAFEGLQDWHLLRAIAFQRPELVEPYIHLLDLEAYDEA, encoded by the coding sequence ATGGAAATGTTGACTCAATCTTCGCCCAAGATTTCCGCATTGACAGCAGATGATGTGGCTCAGTTAGCTTCCCGCTTGGAAGTGGATAATTACAGCAACGCATTTGAGGGATTGCAGGATTGGCATTTACTCAGAGCGATCGCTTTCCAGCGTCCAGAATTGGTTGAACCTTATATTCACTTATTGGATTTAGAAGCCTATGACGAAGCCTAA
- a CDS encoding alpha/beta hydrolase yields the protein MSLHSYTVKSENPENPEGLIIFLHGWGANCEDLTFLAPMLRLPNYWFEFPEAPFPHPQVPGGRAWYALETQEYEGIEESREKLIDWLNAIAQTTGIPPQRTILGGFSQGGAMTFDVGRTMGFAGLIVLSGYLHFKPEPQQTPLPPILMAHGKQDMVVPLGAAHQARDSFQKLGATVEYHEYNMGHEICPDILGLIQSFVIKTLPNNH from the coding sequence ATGTCGTTACACTCATATACAGTCAAATCAGAAAACCCGGAAAATCCCGAAGGTTTAATCATATTCCTGCATGGTTGGGGTGCGAATTGTGAGGATCTGACCTTTTTGGCTCCCATGTTGAGATTACCGAATTATTGGTTTGAGTTCCCAGAAGCTCCCTTTCCTCACCCACAAGTTCCGGGGGGTCGCGCTTGGTACGCCTTAGAAACTCAGGAATATGAGGGAATTGAGGAAAGCCGGGAAAAACTAATTGATTGGTTAAACGCGATCGCCCAAACTACTGGAATACCACCACAGCGCACGATTTTAGGCGGTTTTTCCCAGGGGGGAGCCATGACTTTTGATGTCGGACGGACAATGGGTTTCGCTGGTCTGATTGTACTCAGTGGCTACTTACACTTTAAACCAGAACCCCAACAGACCCCCCTACCGCCGATTTTAATGGCTCACGGTAAACAAGATATGGTCGTCCCCCTCGGAGCGGCTCACCAGGCGCGGGACAGTTTCCAGAAATTAGGGGCAACGGTGGAATATCATGAGTACAACATGGGTCACGAGATTTGTCCCGATATTTTGGGGTTAATACAAAGTTTTGTGATCAAAACCCTGCCTAACAACCATTAA
- the chlP gene encoding geranylgeranyl reductase translates to MTLRVAVVGSGPAGSSAAETLVKAGIETYLFERKLDNAKPCGGAIPLCMVSEFDLPPEIIDRRVRKMKMISPSNREVDINLENENEYIGMCRREVLDGFMRDRAASLGANLINGTVHKLEIPASSGEPYTIHYNDHSSGDAVGTAKTLKVDLVIGADGANSRVAKAIDAGDYNYAIAFQERIRIPADKMAYYEDRAEMYVGNDVSPDFYAWVFPKYDHVAVGTGTMKVNQAMIKKLQAGIRARAAHRIEGGKIIKVEAHPIPEHPRPRRVVGRVALVGDAAGTVTKSSGEGIYFAAKSGRMCAETIVETSNAGQRIPTEDDLKLYLKRWDKQYGMTYLVLDVLQRVFYRSDASREAFVEMCSDLDVQRMTFDSYLYKTVVPANPLVQMKITAKTVGSLLRGHALAP, encoded by the coding sequence TCTACGGGTTGCTGTTGTCGGATCTGGTCCTGCGGGTTCATCCGCAGCCGAAACGCTAGTAAAAGCTGGAATTGAAACCTATTTATTCGAGCGCAAACTGGATAACGCCAAACCCTGTGGTGGTGCTATTCCTCTGTGTATGGTAAGTGAATTCGACCTGCCACCCGAAATCATTGATCGGCGGGTCAGAAAAATGAAAATGATTTCCCCCTCTAACCGTGAGGTGGATATCAATTTAGAAAATGAAAACGAATATATCGGAATGTGTCGTCGGGAGGTCCTCGACGGTTTCATGCGTGACCGTGCTGCTTCGTTGGGTGCTAACCTAATCAACGGTACTGTTCACAAATTAGAAATCCCCGCCAGCAGTGGCGAACCTTACACGATCCACTACAATGATCATTCTAGTGGTGATGCGGTAGGAACTGCCAAAACCCTGAAAGTAGATCTCGTCATTGGTGCTGATGGAGCTAACTCCCGTGTAGCCAAGGCTATTGACGCTGGGGATTATAATTATGCGATCGCCTTCCAAGAGCGGATTCGCATCCCGGCTGATAAAATGGCTTATTACGAAGATCGGGCGGAAATGTATGTAGGGAATGATGTTTCCCCGGACTTTTACGCTTGGGTGTTCCCGAAATATGATCACGTGGCGGTAGGAACCGGAACCATGAAGGTTAACCAAGCCATGATCAAAAAGCTGCAAGCTGGAATCCGTGCCCGCGCAGCCCATCGGATTGAAGGTGGTAAAATCATTAAAGTGGAAGCTCACCCAATTCCAGAACATCCCCGTCCTCGTCGGGTTGTGGGAAGGGTAGCCCTGGTGGGAGATGCAGCCGGAACCGTAACTAAGTCTTCTGGTGAAGGTATCTATTTTGCGGCTAAGTCTGGTCGTATGTGTGCTGAAACCATTGTGGAAACTTCCAACGCCGGTCAGCGTATCCCCACTGAAGATGATTTGAAACTGTATCTGAAACGCTGGGATAAACAGTATGGCATGACCTACCTAGTGCTGGATGTCCTGCAACGGGTATTCTACCGTTCTGATGCAAGTCGGGAAGCATTTGTAGAAATGTGTTCTGATCTCGATGTACAACGGATGACGTTTGACAGCTATCTGTATAAGACAGTTGTTCCGGCTAACCCGTTAGTACAAATGAAGATCACAGCCAAAACTGTGGGTAGTCTGCTACGCGGTCACGCCCTAGCGCCCTAG
- the coaBC gene encoding bifunctional phosphopantothenoylcysteine decarboxylase/phosphopantothenate--cysteine ligase CoaBC, which yields MSDRRRILIGVTGGIAAYKICEVVSTLAKSGAEVRTIVTDSAQQFITPLTLATLSRDRSYSDRDFWQPTHGRPLHIQLAQWADIFVIAPLTANTLSKLATGMADNLLTNTVLASTCPILLVPAMNREMWKQPAVARNWQLLLTDSRFHSITPIPGILACDTPNNTDSQSVEVSAAGRMAEPQQILAHIYSLLHTQGNRDLANKQVLISAGGTREHLDPVRFIGNPATGKMGIAIAQAAVHRGARVTMVHGPMNNLEMVETLSEVTLVSVTTAQQMSEAMLSLFPAANLTIMAAAVADVRPTAYHPEKLPKRSLPQQLDLETVPDIVAQLAQKKRPDQQLVGFAAQTGDILAPAWEKLQRKNLDAIVANPIDQPGAGFGSDTNQAILLARHGRKQNISGCTKLQLAHHLLDFIDFSPIT from the coding sequence ATGTCCGACCGGCGACGTATTTTAATTGGGGTAACTGGTGGAATAGCCGCCTACAAAATTTGTGAGGTGGTTTCCACTTTGGCAAAATCGGGGGCGGAAGTTCGTACTATCGTCACGGACTCGGCTCAACAATTTATTACCCCCCTAACTTTAGCTACTTTATCGCGCGATCGCAGTTATAGCGATCGCGACTTTTGGCAGCCTACCCACGGTCGCCCCCTTCATATTCAGTTGGCACAATGGGCTGATATTTTCGTCATTGCACCCCTAACCGCCAATACCCTCAGTAAACTAGCCACCGGAATGGCGGATAACTTGCTCACTAATACGGTTTTGGCTTCCACCTGTCCGATTTTGTTGGTTCCAGCTATGAACCGGGAAATGTGGAAACAGCCAGCGGTGGCGCGAAATTGGCAACTACTTTTAACAGATAGTCGCTTTCACAGCATTACTCCCATTCCTGGTATTCTCGCCTGCGATACCCCTAATAATACCGACAGCCAATCAGTTGAGGTGTCAGCAGCCGGACGTATGGCAGAACCTCAACAAATATTAGCCCATATTTATTCCCTACTCCATACCCAAGGAAATCGAGATCTCGCTAATAAACAAGTCCTCATTTCCGCCGGGGGAACTCGCGAACATTTAGACCCGGTGCGGTTTATTGGTAATCCCGCTACTGGTAAAATGGGAATAGCGATCGCTCAAGCCGCAGTCCACCGAGGCGCACGGGTGACAATGGTACATGGTCCCATGAATAATCTGGAGATGGTGGAGACTCTATCAGAGGTTACCTTAGTTAGTGTGACTACCGCCCAGCAAATGTCCGAGGCAATGTTATCATTATTTCCCGCAGCCAACCTGACTATTATGGCGGCGGCGGTCGCTGATGTCCGACCTACGGCTTATCACCCGGAAAAGTTACCTAAGCGATCGCTTCCTCAACAACTAGACTTGGAAACAGTACCCGATATTGTCGCTCAATTGGCACAAAAAAAACGCCCCGACCAGCAGTTAGTTGGCTTTGCGGCGCAAACTGGAGATATTTTAGCCCCCGCTTGGGAAAAATTGCAGCGCAAAAACTTAGATGCGATCGTTGCTAACCCCATTGACCAACCTGGGGCGGGTTTTGGTAGCGACACCAACCAAGCTATCTTACTCGCGCGCCATGGCAGAAAACAGAACATCAGCGGATGCACTAAGTTACAATTAGCTCATCACCTGTTAGATTTCATTGATTTTTCACCAATAACCTAA